The nucleotide sequence TTTTACATAAGGGGAAGTCCGGTGAGAGTCCGGCGCTGTCCCGCAACTGTAAGCCTGACGAAACTCCATTGTGCCACTATCCCGCTCCAGAATTCTCCTGAAGTAATTTTGGGGCGGGATGGGAAGGCGGAGCAGTAGAAGGAAGGCAAGCCAGGAGACCCGGATAAAACGATCGCAGCACCTACTTACGAGGATAAGGGGGTGCCGAATGGTATTTTTTAACAGTTCCTGATTAAACTTCCATATTTTAAAAACCGTGACGCGTAATGTGTAAAGCATAATATGTGTGGCGCATTATTAGGGAAGTGGTGAGATAGGTAGGTAGTCAGGTAGTGAAGAACCTTGATGTGGAATGTGCTGGTTCAATGTTCAAAGCGACCTAATTATTTTTCTGCCAATAACCGATACACCACTAAACTAATCAGCAAATAATTCTGTTTAATGACGAAAAAGTTATAATAAGCAGATACGTAGAAATTTTTGGAATATAACAGAGTTTTGTTGCGTTGTTTGATAAAAAGACCTCTCCGCTTCGGTCGAGGTGACATTAATTTAGGTATGGTTAGGAAAAAAGTATCTTTTAAAAATAAAGGAGGAACAATGAGAATTTTAATAACCATTTTTTTTATGTTGTTATCTATAAATATTTATGCAGTTACTCTTGAGGGAATAAATGTTTTCGGTGAAATGTATACAAAAGAGGACTTAAGCAGAAATCCTTCAGTAGAAGTTATAAGCAGAAAGAAGATTGATAAGCTTTCCCCGTCTTCAACTCTTGATCTTTTGAGCTACGCTGCAGGTTTGCAGATAAAATCCTACAGCAAGGTCAGTTCAACTATTTCCATGGGCGGTTTTGTGGGGGACAAAGCGGCTTTTAATAATGTTATACTTGTAAACGGCAGACAAGTTAACCCAGTTGATATGAGCTCTTTTGATATCAATTCAATCCCCGTTGAAATGATAGAAAGGGTGGAGATATATTACGGCCCCAACTCTGTACTTTTCGGCGACAGGGCAACAGGAGGAGCGATTAATATAATTACAAGAAAGCCGTTGAGAAGCGGCGGCTATCTGAAAGCTGAAGGCGGCTCTTATGATACATCCGATTATTTTGCCCAGGGGACATTTTCCGGTGAACACCTTTCTCTGCTGTTTAATGCCGATAAATACAGAACCGACGGTTACAGGGATAACGGAGAGTATTACAAAGAGAGTCTCAGCGGTGAGGCCACTTACTATGGAGAACGATTTGATATAGGGATTAACGGCTTATACATTGACAAAGAATATGGACTGCCCGGTGGTCTCACAGATGCGGATATCGATCAATTTGACAGAGAACATTCCAATACCCCTGATGACGGCAGTGATGACTATGAATGGCTCATTGGAGGTAATGCTAAACTTTATACAGGATACGGGGATTTTATACTGGATGTTTCACAGTACAAAAGACACAGGGATACAAACTGGGTTTCTTACTCGATGAAAAGAAAGGATGAAATTGAAAGTTTTTCTGTAGATCCTTCCTACATTTATACAATAGAAAATAACGGGTATTCAAACAAACTTATAGCCGGCTACTCAAACAAAAACACAGATCTGGAAGTATTTACCAGTAATAGCGAATTAAACAGAGAAAAAGAAAGTTTTTACCTCTCTGATACCTTAAATATTCACAAAACTGTGCTGGAAACCGGATATCGGTATTCAAAAATAGAGGACGATTACAAAGATATAGATAAAAGAAAAGACTATGATGCTGATGCTTACTTTGTAAAAATCGGTTACGAACTGAGTAAAAACAATTTCATTTATATTAAATACGACAAAAGTTTTCGTTTCCCCACAACGGATGAAATCAATGAATTCGGCGGATTGAACTCCGAAATTGAGGAGCAGACCAATAAAGCTTATGAGATAGGCTTTAAAAGGGAGCATGACTCTTATCATTTCGATGCATTGGTATACAAACAGGAATCCAATGATGAAATCTTCACAAACCCCGATTATACTTTCATGAGTACAGAACCTGCCAACACGAATCTAGATACTAAGAAGACTGTTTTTTTAGCAAGATTCGGTTTAAACAGAAAAAATGCAGTGTTCGATGTGGCATATACGTATACCGACTCTGAGATCGATGAAGACCCCTGGAAAGGTAATACTGCTCCGCTCGTTTCAAAACATACCATTAAAACAAATATAGGTTATAAGTTTAATAACGGTTTTGGTATGTATTATTTTTACCGTTATTTCAGTGAGTTTTATCAGGGCAATGATTATGACAATGCAGCCGGAAAAGTTGACGACTACAGTATAAGTGATGTCAAAATCAGCTATAATTTTGGTAATATTGAGGCGTATGCAAAAATTAATAATATTTTTGATGAGGAATACAGCAATTATGTTATCTATAGCGATTTTTCGGGATCAAGTTACTATCCGGCTGCCGAAAGGAATTATTTAGCCGGTGTTAAAGTCACATTCTAAAAGAAACGGAGGGGTGAACTCCCCTCTGCTTATACTTTTTATTGTATTATCAGGACTGTTTCATTTTATCCTTGCCGGTATGATTATGCTTCCTCACTCAGAGAATCAGTATGCTGGTCAGTTACTTGCAGTCACTTTTTATAAAGCCAAAAGTCCACAAACAACAAAACAATCTGAAACGGAAAATACTGTTGATAAAAGAACAATAAATAAAAAATCGATAAAACCGGAGAAGGTGCTTGCAGAGCATAAAGCTGAAAAGCGTACCGAAAAAAAAATTGAGAAAGAAACACCGGAGAAATCAGAGTATAATAAGAAAAGGGCGGCAACTAAAAAAGATATTACACCGACAAATAATAAAAATGCTAAAAAAGACGTAGCCGGGAGCTATTTGCCAAAACTGACGTTTAACAAGGAAAGAAAAAGTGAAATAAGCGGAAGAAGCAGTATTAATCTGAAAAACAATTCCTGGAGTGAGGAAGAAAAGAAAAAGTATCTGCAGCATATCCGCAAACAAATAACAAGCCGGATTAAATACCCTTCTATTGCACGAAGAAGGGGGATTGAGGGCGAAGTGCTGGTATCTTTTAATATAAGAAAAGACGGAAGTTTTGAAAAAGTTAAAATTAAGAGAAAAAGCCCCTATACAGTTTTGAACGATGCAGTGTTAAAAGCTGTTGAGAATGTTGTTGTTACAGAGAAGCCTGAAGAAGAAATTGCAGTGAATATTCCGGTAAATTTTACGTTAAAATGAGGATAGAAAAGGAAACCATCTTGTTAGATATGAAACAATAACCGTTAATAAATCGGTGAGCATAAGCAGACCAATAACTATAAGCAAGATACCGGCAACTTTTTCCACGATTATCATTGTTTTACCAGCTTTCTTTATCCCACCTATCACAAAACCGAGTGCAAGAGCAGAAATTAAAAAAGGTATCCATAATCCAAGAGAATAAGTTAAAAGCAGCAGCATTCCCTGTGAAACGGTTGCTTCCTGGGATGCTAAGGCTAAAATACCTCCTAAAATAGGCCCTATGCAAGGTGTCCAGCCGAAAACGAAAGCCACACCGAGGAGGAAGGCTTCAGTATAAAAAGGTCCTTTATTTTTTTTCTGATAGTTCCATTTTTTTT is from Flexistipes sinusarabici DSM 4947 and encodes:
- a CDS encoding TonB-dependent receptor, which translates into the protein MRILITIFFMLLSINIYAVTLEGINVFGEMYTKEDLSRNPSVEVISRKKIDKLSPSSTLDLLSYAAGLQIKSYSKVSSTISMGGFVGDKAAFNNVILVNGRQVNPVDMSSFDINSIPVEMIERVEIYYGPNSVLFGDRATGGAINIITRKPLRSGGYLKAEGGSYDTSDYFAQGTFSGEHLSLLFNADKYRTDGYRDNGEYYKESLSGEATYYGERFDIGINGLYIDKEYGLPGGLTDADIDQFDREHSNTPDDGSDDYEWLIGGNAKLYTGYGDFILDVSQYKRHRDTNWVSYSMKRKDEIESFSVDPSYIYTIENNGYSNKLIAGYSNKNTDLEVFTSNSELNREKESFYLSDTLNIHKTVLETGYRYSKIEDDYKDIDKRKDYDADAYFVKIGYELSKNNFIYIKYDKSFRFPTTDEINEFGGLNSEIEEQTNKAYEIGFKREHDSYHFDALVYKQESNDEIFTNPDYTFMSTEPANTNLDTKKTVFLARFGLNRKNAVFDVAYTYTDSEIDEDPWKGNTAPLVSKHTIKTNIGYKFNNGFGMYYFYRYFSEFYQGNDYDNAAGKVDDYSISDVKISYNFGNIEAYAKINNIFDEEYSNYVIYSDFSGSSYYPAAERNYLAGVKVTF
- a CDS encoding energy transducer TonB, with the translated sequence MNSPLLILFIVLSGLFHFILAGMIMLPHSENQYAGQLLAVTFYKAKSPQTTKQSETENTVDKRTINKKSIKPEKVLAEHKAEKRTEKKIEKETPEKSEYNKKRAATKKDITPTNNKNAKKDVAGSYLPKLTFNKERKSEISGRSSINLKNNSWSEEEKKKYLQHIRKQITSRIKYPSIARRRGIEGEVLVSFNIRKDGSFEKVKIKRKSPYTVLNDAVLKAVENVVVTEKPEEEIAVNIPVNFTLK
- a CDS encoding cytochrome c biogenesis CcdA family protein, producing the protein MENLSFYSAFFAGVLSFLSPCVLPLLPGYISFISGESIESLTKGGSHAPRLKAFLGAVFFGLGFTLIFVMLGASATSIGQLLNDYKGVLAKIAGIVVIILGLHMLGVFKIQKLLNQKKWNYQKKNKGPFYTEAFLLGVAFVFGWTPCIGPILGGILALASQEATVSQGMLLLLTYSLGLWIPFLISALALGFVIGGIKKAGKTMIIVEKVAGILLIVIGLLMLTDLLTVIVSYLTRWFPFLSSF